A region of Helicoverpa zea isolate HzStark_Cry1AcR chromosome 16, ilHelZeax1.1, whole genome shotgun sequence DNA encodes the following proteins:
- the LOC124637449 gene encoding neurofilament heavy polypeptide isoform X4, with amino-acid sequence MLCRPIYKEFDEWPEISLEPDPPKEKKKETPEKITTTNQNVKDIAIQKMTRKSRPRIKEREEKEAKGGYCEMCNTDYEDAALHRRSPHHLAFVRDHTNFLALDSLIGSGADVSSFLDKATPLNGERRSLRKICNGDVDTPKSKRSKRSQSPDSTVNGNLSPRRNGHVDEERKHNTRCSKRQSEALAEDRQYYKVVGVSTKLRSSGGFATKRKDSPPTCNGTKPLVVKFRKVRRSELSVLSDEAEQFMFPKRASSTSSTSSDDDDKELSSRRRSPAPPPPPPASERRRQARPVALKEESSEEDSWPEDKRRRKKRAPPVAKRGRRVPCRTQNSEPPPEPKAEVVEQIVPAEPPAPPEPEVSPLREEPVERCMKWEDGKLKYTPAVEQLEFAFECVPHSEPWFETFKRQDEDKVLAKNIPQYFALYSKSPKLPYEIGQLPPLKPNCCPLSDLVKREEKPGPSRSYGTRGMKKQKIRKRTAALLALEGHPRKSPREHASTLAILGSAGLVHRRKHADDTKSTASEDTISDTHSNVKVDPVISETQEASERLQQFLSEVFEDAADYDVSDEVMDGDAAVTTSTNMPDVSSLVSECENCDLIRNEIKEAADRPRGRRGKFKKKNRTGWPNKKKQTKKGSRTNSVESENKVESSLDRSSAEPPDDDTTQDTISEEDTNLSETEKEEKTIIEKSKSDGDSQDKTLTEDTLDDKCKPMDISTDSTDKTLQDLKVLAEKAKAEEKEERKLRSETEDKDNKKKKRTLHALGDWLQPVVRVARVDPSAARRLRSAARARTNRFR; translated from the exons at GTTGTGCAGACCTATTTACAAGGAATTCGATGAATGGCCCGAAATATCGTTAGAGCCAGATCCACCCAAAGAAAAGAAGAAGGAAACGCCAGAAAAGATTACTACCACTAATCAGAACGTCAAAGATATAGCAATACAGAA AATGACGCGAAAGAGTCGTCCGCGCATCAAGGAGCGCGAGGAGAAGGAGGCGAAGGGCGGCTACTGCGAGATGTGCAACACGGACTACGAGGACGCGGCGCTGCACCGCCGCTCGCCGCACCACCTCGCCTTCGTGCGCGACCACACCAACTTCCTCGCGCTCGACTCGCTCATCGGCTCCGGCGCCGACGTCTCCTCCTTCCTCGACAAGGCCACGCCCCTCAACGGCGAGCGCCGCTCCCTCCGCAAGATATGCAATGGCGACGTCGACACTCCCAAGAGCAAACGCTCCAAACGCTCCCAGTCGCCAGACTCTACAGTCAACGGCAACCTCAGCCCGCGGCGAAACGGACACGTAGACGAAGAGAGGAAACATAACACCCGCTGCAGCAAACGACAAAGCGAAGCTCTCGCTGAAGACCGACAGTACTACAAGGTGGTCGGCGTCAGCACTAAATTAAGATCAAGCGGTGGGTTCGCCACCAAAAGGAAAGATTCCCCGCCCACATGTAACGGCACCAAACCTCTCGTCGTCAAGTTCAGGAAGGTGCGGCGGTCGGAGCTGTCGGTGCTGAGCGACGAGGCGGAACAGTTCATGTTCCCCAAGCGCGCTAGCTCGACTAGCTCCACGTCTTCCGACGATGATGACAAGGAGTTGAGCTCGCGGCGCCGCAGCCCCGCGCCTCCGCCCCCGCCGCCCGCCAGCGAGAGACGACGCCAGGCAAGACCCGTCGCACTTAAAGAAGAATCCTCAGAAGAAGATAGTTGGCCAGAAGACAAAAGGAGACGGAAAAAACGGGCCCCACCAGTCGCAAAACGGGGACGCAGAGTACCATGTAGAACACAAAATTCAGAACCACCTCCTGAACCGAAAGCAGAGGTTGTGGAGCAAATAGTACCTGCGGAACCACCTGCGCCGCCCGAACCTGAAGTCAGTCCGTTGAGAGAAGAGCCCGTGGAGAGATGTATGAAGTGGGAGGATGGCAAGCTGAAGTATACACCAGCTGTAGAACAATTGGAGTTCGCCTTTGAATGTGTGCCACACAGTGAACCGTGGTTTGAGACATTCAAAAGGCAAGATGAAGACAAGGTGCTAGCTAAAAATATACCGCAATATTTTG cACTTTATTCAAAATCGCCAAAGTTACCGTATGAAATCGGTCAGTTACCGCCCTTAAAGCCAAATTGCTGTCCACTAAGTGACTTAGTTAAACGAGAAGAAAAGCCAGGGCCTTCACGTTCTTACGGGACGCGGGGCATGAAGAAACAGAAAATCAGAAAGCGCACAGCCGCTCTTCTGGCGCTGGAGGGACATCCAAGAAAGTCGCCCAGGGAGCACGCGTCCACTCTAGCTATCCTCGGGTCGGCTGGCCTGGTGCATCGGCGGAAACACGCAGACGATACCAAGTCTACTGCGTCAGAAGACACCATCAGCGACACACACAGTAACGTCAAAGTCGATCCTGTGATATCTGAGACTCAAGAAGCATCGGAAAGACTGCAACAATTCCTATCCGAAGTGTTCGAGGACGCAGCAGATTACGACGTATCTGATGAAGTTATGGACGGCGACGCAGCAGTCACCACGTCCACTAACATGCCCGACGTGTCCAGCTTAGTGTCCGAGTGCGAAAACTGCGATCTCATCAGGAACGAGATCAAGGAGGCTGCAGACAGACCGAGAGGGCGACGCGGTAAATTCAAAAAGAAGAATCGAACGGGCTGGCCGAATAAAAAGAAGCAAACTAAAAAGGGCTCGAGAACAAACAGCGTCGAGTCGGAGAACAAAGTGGAGAGCAGTCTAGACCGGTCGTCAGCGGAGCCGCCCGACGACGACACCACGCAAGACACCATCAGTGAAGAGGACACTAATTTATCAGAGACTGAAAAGGAAGAGAAGACTATCATCGAAAAATCCAAATCAGATGGTGACTCACAAGACAAGACTCTAACAGAGGACACGCTAGATGACAAGTGCAAGCCGATGGACATATCAACCGATAGCACAGATAAGACCTTACAGGATTTGAAGGTATTGGCAGAAAAGGCGAAGGCTGAGGAGAAAGAGGAACGGAAATTGCGTTCAGAGACTGAGGATAAGGATAATAAGAAGAAGAAGCGCACGTTGCACGCGCTGGGCGACTGGCTGCAGCCCGTCGTGCGCGTGGCGCGGGTGGACCCCAGCGCCGCGCGCCGGCTGCGctccgccgcccgcgcccgcacCAACCGCTTCAGGTAG
- the LOC124637449 gene encoding neurofilament heavy polypeptide isoform X3, translating into MPCCSACGRTRHCSSPTPTIYNSLCRRLCRPIYKEFDEWPEISLEPDPPKEKKKETPEKITTTNQNVKDIAIQKMTRKSRPRIKEREEKEAKGGYCEMCNTDYEDAALHRRSPHHLAFVRDHTNFLALDSLIGSGADVSSFLDKATPLNGERRSLRKICNGDVDTPKSKRSKRSQSPDSTVNGNLSPRRNGHVDEERKHNTRCSKRQSEALAEDRQYYKVVGVSTKLRSSGGFATKRKDSPPTCNGTKPLVVKFRKVRRSELSVLSDEAEQFMFPKRASSTSSTSSDDDDKELSSRRRSPAPPPPPPASERRRQARPVALKEESSEEDSWPEDKRRRKKRAPPVAKRGRRVPCRTQNSEPPPEPKAEVVEQIVPAEPPAPPEPEVSPLREEPVERCMKWEDGKLKYTPAVEQLEFAFECVPHSEPWFETFKRQDEDKVLAKNIPQYFALYSKSPKLPYEIGQLPPLKPNCCPLSDLVKREEKPGPSRSYGTRGMKKQKIRKRTAALLALEGHPRKSPREHASTLAILGSAGLVHRRKHADDTKSTASEDTISDTHSNVKVDPVISETQEASERLQQFLSEVFEDAADYDVSDEVMDGDAAVTTSTNMPDVSSLVSECENCDLIRNEIKEAADRPRGRRGKFKKKNRTGWPNKKKQTKKGSRTNSVESENKVESSLDRSSAEPPDDDTTQDTISEEDTNLSETEKEEKTIIEKSKSDGDSQDKTLTEDTLDDKCKPMDISTDSTDKTLQDLKVLAEKAKAEEKEERKLRSETEDKDNKKKKRTLHALGDWLQPVVRVARVDPSAARRLRSAARARTNRFR; encoded by the exons ATGCCATGCTGCAGCGCGTGCGGCCGGACCCGCCACTGCTCCAGCCCAACACCAACTATATACAACTCACTGTGCAGAAG GTTGTGCAGACCTATTTACAAGGAATTCGATGAATGGCCCGAAATATCGTTAGAGCCAGATCCACCCAAAGAAAAGAAGAAGGAAACGCCAGAAAAGATTACTACCACTAATCAGAACGTCAAAGATATAGCAATACAGAA AATGACGCGAAAGAGTCGTCCGCGCATCAAGGAGCGCGAGGAGAAGGAGGCGAAGGGCGGCTACTGCGAGATGTGCAACACGGACTACGAGGACGCGGCGCTGCACCGCCGCTCGCCGCACCACCTCGCCTTCGTGCGCGACCACACCAACTTCCTCGCGCTCGACTCGCTCATCGGCTCCGGCGCCGACGTCTCCTCCTTCCTCGACAAGGCCACGCCCCTCAACGGCGAGCGCCGCTCCCTCCGCAAGATATGCAATGGCGACGTCGACACTCCCAAGAGCAAACGCTCCAAACGCTCCCAGTCGCCAGACTCTACAGTCAACGGCAACCTCAGCCCGCGGCGAAACGGACACGTAGACGAAGAGAGGAAACATAACACCCGCTGCAGCAAACGACAAAGCGAAGCTCTCGCTGAAGACCGACAGTACTACAAGGTGGTCGGCGTCAGCACTAAATTAAGATCAAGCGGTGGGTTCGCCACCAAAAGGAAAGATTCCCCGCCCACATGTAACGGCACCAAACCTCTCGTCGTCAAGTTCAGGAAGGTGCGGCGGTCGGAGCTGTCGGTGCTGAGCGACGAGGCGGAACAGTTCATGTTCCCCAAGCGCGCTAGCTCGACTAGCTCCACGTCTTCCGACGATGATGACAAGGAGTTGAGCTCGCGGCGCCGCAGCCCCGCGCCTCCGCCCCCGCCGCCCGCCAGCGAGAGACGACGCCAGGCAAGACCCGTCGCACTTAAAGAAGAATCCTCAGAAGAAGATAGTTGGCCAGAAGACAAAAGGAGACGGAAAAAACGGGCCCCACCAGTCGCAAAACGGGGACGCAGAGTACCATGTAGAACACAAAATTCAGAACCACCTCCTGAACCGAAAGCAGAGGTTGTGGAGCAAATAGTACCTGCGGAACCACCTGCGCCGCCCGAACCTGAAGTCAGTCCGTTGAGAGAAGAGCCCGTGGAGAGATGTATGAAGTGGGAGGATGGCAAGCTGAAGTATACACCAGCTGTAGAACAATTGGAGTTCGCCTTTGAATGTGTGCCACACAGTGAACCGTGGTTTGAGACATTCAAAAGGCAAGATGAAGACAAGGTGCTAGCTAAAAATATACCGCAATATTTTG cACTTTATTCAAAATCGCCAAAGTTACCGTATGAAATCGGTCAGTTACCGCCCTTAAAGCCAAATTGCTGTCCACTAAGTGACTTAGTTAAACGAGAAGAAAAGCCAGGGCCTTCACGTTCTTACGGGACGCGGGGCATGAAGAAACAGAAAATCAGAAAGCGCACAGCCGCTCTTCTGGCGCTGGAGGGACATCCAAGAAAGTCGCCCAGGGAGCACGCGTCCACTCTAGCTATCCTCGGGTCGGCTGGCCTGGTGCATCGGCGGAAACACGCAGACGATACCAAGTCTACTGCGTCAGAAGACACCATCAGCGACACACACAGTAACGTCAAAGTCGATCCTGTGATATCTGAGACTCAAGAAGCATCGGAAAGACTGCAACAATTCCTATCCGAAGTGTTCGAGGACGCAGCAGATTACGACGTATCTGATGAAGTTATGGACGGCGACGCAGCAGTCACCACGTCCACTAACATGCCCGACGTGTCCAGCTTAGTGTCCGAGTGCGAAAACTGCGATCTCATCAGGAACGAGATCAAGGAGGCTGCAGACAGACCGAGAGGGCGACGCGGTAAATTCAAAAAGAAGAATCGAACGGGCTGGCCGAATAAAAAGAAGCAAACTAAAAAGGGCTCGAGAACAAACAGCGTCGAGTCGGAGAACAAAGTGGAGAGCAGTCTAGACCGGTCGTCAGCGGAGCCGCCCGACGACGACACCACGCAAGACACCATCAGTGAAGAGGACACTAATTTATCAGAGACTGAAAAGGAAGAGAAGACTATCATCGAAAAATCCAAATCAGATGGTGACTCACAAGACAAGACTCTAACAGAGGACACGCTAGATGACAAGTGCAAGCCGATGGACATATCAACCGATAGCACAGATAAGACCTTACAGGATTTGAAGGTATTGGCAGAAAAGGCGAAGGCTGAGGAGAAAGAGGAACGGAAATTGCGTTCAGAGACTGAGGATAAGGATAATAAGAAGAAGAAGCGCACGTTGCACGCGCTGGGCGACTGGCTGCAGCCCGTCGTGCGCGTGGCGCGGGTGGACCCCAGCGCCGCGCGCCGGCTGCGctccgccgcccgcgcccgcacCAACCGCTTCAGGTAG
- the LOC124637449 gene encoding neurofilament heavy polypeptide isoform X2, which produces MLQRVRPDPPLLQPNTNYIQLTVQKAISLLDKLYDTFFTASRKAHVTLFTKHFIKIEFLDKLCRPIYKEFDEWPEISLEPDPPKEKKKETPEKITTTNQNVKDIAIQKMTRKSRPRIKEREEKEAKGGYCEMCNTDYEDAALHRRSPHHLAFVRDHTNFLALDSLIGSGADVSSFLDKATPLNGERRSLRKICNGDVDTPKSKRSKRSQSPDSTVNGNLSPRRNGHVDEERKHNTRCSKRQSEALAEDRQYYKVVGVSTKLRSSGGFATKRKDSPPTCNGTKPLVVKFRKVRRSELSVLSDEAEQFMFPKRASSTSSTSSDDDDKELSSRRRSPAPPPPPPASERRRQARPVALKEESSEEDSWPEDKRRRKKRAPPVAKRGRRVPCRTQNSEPPPEPKAEVVEQIVPAEPPAPPEPEVSPLREEPVERCMKWEDGKLKYTPAVEQLEFAFECVPHSEPWFETFKRQDEDKVLAKNIPQYFALYSKSPKLPYEIGQLPPLKPNCCPLSDLVKREEKPGPSRSYGTRGMKKQKIRKRTAALLALEGHPRKSPREHASTLAILGSAGLVHRRKHADDTKSTASEDTISDTHSNVKVDPVISETQEASERLQQFLSEVFEDAADYDVSDEVMDGDAAVTTSTNMPDVSSLVSECENCDLIRNEIKEAADRPRGRRGKFKKKNRTGWPNKKKQTKKGSRTNSVESENKVESSLDRSSAEPPDDDTTQDTISEEDTNLSETEKEEKTIIEKSKSDGDSQDKTLTEDTLDDKCKPMDISTDSTDKTLQDLKVLAEKAKAEEKEERKLRSETEDKDNKKKKRTLHALGDWLQPVVRVARVDPSAARRLRSAARARTNRFR; this is translated from the exons ATGCTGCAGCGCGTGCGGCCGGACCCGCCACTGCTCCAGCCCAACACCAACTATATACAACTCACTGTGCAGAAG GCTATAAGTCTATTGGATAAACTGTATGATACATTCTTCACGGCGTCGCGTAAAGCGCATGTCACGCTCTTCACTAAACATTTTATCAAGATTGAATTTTTGGACAA GTTGTGCAGACCTATTTACAAGGAATTCGATGAATGGCCCGAAATATCGTTAGAGCCAGATCCACCCAAAGAAAAGAAGAAGGAAACGCCAGAAAAGATTACTACCACTAATCAGAACGTCAAAGATATAGCAATACAGAA AATGACGCGAAAGAGTCGTCCGCGCATCAAGGAGCGCGAGGAGAAGGAGGCGAAGGGCGGCTACTGCGAGATGTGCAACACGGACTACGAGGACGCGGCGCTGCACCGCCGCTCGCCGCACCACCTCGCCTTCGTGCGCGACCACACCAACTTCCTCGCGCTCGACTCGCTCATCGGCTCCGGCGCCGACGTCTCCTCCTTCCTCGACAAGGCCACGCCCCTCAACGGCGAGCGCCGCTCCCTCCGCAAGATATGCAATGGCGACGTCGACACTCCCAAGAGCAAACGCTCCAAACGCTCCCAGTCGCCAGACTCTACAGTCAACGGCAACCTCAGCCCGCGGCGAAACGGACACGTAGACGAAGAGAGGAAACATAACACCCGCTGCAGCAAACGACAAAGCGAAGCTCTCGCTGAAGACCGACAGTACTACAAGGTGGTCGGCGTCAGCACTAAATTAAGATCAAGCGGTGGGTTCGCCACCAAAAGGAAAGATTCCCCGCCCACATGTAACGGCACCAAACCTCTCGTCGTCAAGTTCAGGAAGGTGCGGCGGTCGGAGCTGTCGGTGCTGAGCGACGAGGCGGAACAGTTCATGTTCCCCAAGCGCGCTAGCTCGACTAGCTCCACGTCTTCCGACGATGATGACAAGGAGTTGAGCTCGCGGCGCCGCAGCCCCGCGCCTCCGCCCCCGCCGCCCGCCAGCGAGAGACGACGCCAGGCAAGACCCGTCGCACTTAAAGAAGAATCCTCAGAAGAAGATAGTTGGCCAGAAGACAAAAGGAGACGGAAAAAACGGGCCCCACCAGTCGCAAAACGGGGACGCAGAGTACCATGTAGAACACAAAATTCAGAACCACCTCCTGAACCGAAAGCAGAGGTTGTGGAGCAAATAGTACCTGCGGAACCACCTGCGCCGCCCGAACCTGAAGTCAGTCCGTTGAGAGAAGAGCCCGTGGAGAGATGTATGAAGTGGGAGGATGGCAAGCTGAAGTATACACCAGCTGTAGAACAATTGGAGTTCGCCTTTGAATGTGTGCCACACAGTGAACCGTGGTTTGAGACATTCAAAAGGCAAGATGAAGACAAGGTGCTAGCTAAAAATATACCGCAATATTTTG cACTTTATTCAAAATCGCCAAAGTTACCGTATGAAATCGGTCAGTTACCGCCCTTAAAGCCAAATTGCTGTCCACTAAGTGACTTAGTTAAACGAGAAGAAAAGCCAGGGCCTTCACGTTCTTACGGGACGCGGGGCATGAAGAAACAGAAAATCAGAAAGCGCACAGCCGCTCTTCTGGCGCTGGAGGGACATCCAAGAAAGTCGCCCAGGGAGCACGCGTCCACTCTAGCTATCCTCGGGTCGGCTGGCCTGGTGCATCGGCGGAAACACGCAGACGATACCAAGTCTACTGCGTCAGAAGACACCATCAGCGACACACACAGTAACGTCAAAGTCGATCCTGTGATATCTGAGACTCAAGAAGCATCGGAAAGACTGCAACAATTCCTATCCGAAGTGTTCGAGGACGCAGCAGATTACGACGTATCTGATGAAGTTATGGACGGCGACGCAGCAGTCACCACGTCCACTAACATGCCCGACGTGTCCAGCTTAGTGTCCGAGTGCGAAAACTGCGATCTCATCAGGAACGAGATCAAGGAGGCTGCAGACAGACCGAGAGGGCGACGCGGTAAATTCAAAAAGAAGAATCGAACGGGCTGGCCGAATAAAAAGAAGCAAACTAAAAAGGGCTCGAGAACAAACAGCGTCGAGTCGGAGAACAAAGTGGAGAGCAGTCTAGACCGGTCGTCAGCGGAGCCGCCCGACGACGACACCACGCAAGACACCATCAGTGAAGAGGACACTAATTTATCAGAGACTGAAAAGGAAGAGAAGACTATCATCGAAAAATCCAAATCAGATGGTGACTCACAAGACAAGACTCTAACAGAGGACACGCTAGATGACAAGTGCAAGCCGATGGACATATCAACCGATAGCACAGATAAGACCTTACAGGATTTGAAGGTATTGGCAGAAAAGGCGAAGGCTGAGGAGAAAGAGGAACGGAAATTGCGTTCAGAGACTGAGGATAAGGATAATAAGAAGAAGAAGCGCACGTTGCACGCGCTGGGCGACTGGCTGCAGCCCGTCGTGCGCGTGGCGCGGGTGGACCCCAGCGCCGCGCGCCGGCTGCGctccgccgcccgcgcccgcacCAACCGCTTCAGGTAG
- the LOC124637449 gene encoding protein chiffon isoform X1 has translation MVSTLNLDEKYNRVRRNFCFYLDIQDHGLARSISRRIQDMGLQQEVFLTSRVTHVVRSRGAGGSCAARWPRRDGRRADAMLQRVRPDPPLLQPNTNYIQLTVQKAISLLDKLYDTFFTASRKAHVTLFTKHFIKIEFLDKLCRPIYKEFDEWPEISLEPDPPKEKKKETPEKITTTNQNVKDIAIQKMTRKSRPRIKEREEKEAKGGYCEMCNTDYEDAALHRRSPHHLAFVRDHTNFLALDSLIGSGADVSSFLDKATPLNGERRSLRKICNGDVDTPKSKRSKRSQSPDSTVNGNLSPRRNGHVDEERKHNTRCSKRQSEALAEDRQYYKVVGVSTKLRSSGGFATKRKDSPPTCNGTKPLVVKFRKVRRSELSVLSDEAEQFMFPKRASSTSSTSSDDDDKELSSRRRSPAPPPPPPASERRRQARPVALKEESSEEDSWPEDKRRRKKRAPPVAKRGRRVPCRTQNSEPPPEPKAEVVEQIVPAEPPAPPEPEVSPLREEPVERCMKWEDGKLKYTPAVEQLEFAFECVPHSEPWFETFKRQDEDKVLAKNIPQYFALYSKSPKLPYEIGQLPPLKPNCCPLSDLVKREEKPGPSRSYGTRGMKKQKIRKRTAALLALEGHPRKSPREHASTLAILGSAGLVHRRKHADDTKSTASEDTISDTHSNVKVDPVISETQEASERLQQFLSEVFEDAADYDVSDEVMDGDAAVTTSTNMPDVSSLVSECENCDLIRNEIKEAADRPRGRRGKFKKKNRTGWPNKKKQTKKGSRTNSVESENKVESSLDRSSAEPPDDDTTQDTISEEDTNLSETEKEEKTIIEKSKSDGDSQDKTLTEDTLDDKCKPMDISTDSTDKTLQDLKVLAEKAKAEEKEERKLRSETEDKDNKKKKRTLHALGDWLQPVVRVARVDPSAARRLRSAARARTNRFR, from the exons ATGGTATCAACTTTGAATTTAgacgaaaaatataatagag TGAGGAGGaatttctgtttttatttggaTATTCAAGACCATGGTTTGGCTAGATCCATATCTCGCAGGATTCAAGACATGGGTTTG CAACAAGAGGTATTCCTAACATCCCGCGTGACGCACGTGGTGCGCtcgcgcggcgcgggcggctcgTGCGCGGCGCGATGGCCGCGGCGTGACGGGCGCCGCGCCGATGCCATGCTGCAGCGCGTGCGGCCGGACCCGCCACTGCTCCAGCCCAACACCAACTATATACAACTCACTGTGCAGAAG GCTATAAGTCTATTGGATAAACTGTATGATACATTCTTCACGGCGTCGCGTAAAGCGCATGTCACGCTCTTCACTAAACATTTTATCAAGATTGAATTTTTGGACAA GTTGTGCAGACCTATTTACAAGGAATTCGATGAATGGCCCGAAATATCGTTAGAGCCAGATCCACCCAAAGAAAAGAAGAAGGAAACGCCAGAAAAGATTACTACCACTAATCAGAACGTCAAAGATATAGCAATACAGAA AATGACGCGAAAGAGTCGTCCGCGCATCAAGGAGCGCGAGGAGAAGGAGGCGAAGGGCGGCTACTGCGAGATGTGCAACACGGACTACGAGGACGCGGCGCTGCACCGCCGCTCGCCGCACCACCTCGCCTTCGTGCGCGACCACACCAACTTCCTCGCGCTCGACTCGCTCATCGGCTCCGGCGCCGACGTCTCCTCCTTCCTCGACAAGGCCACGCCCCTCAACGGCGAGCGCCGCTCCCTCCGCAAGATATGCAATGGCGACGTCGACACTCCCAAGAGCAAACGCTCCAAACGCTCCCAGTCGCCAGACTCTACAGTCAACGGCAACCTCAGCCCGCGGCGAAACGGACACGTAGACGAAGAGAGGAAACATAACACCCGCTGCAGCAAACGACAAAGCGAAGCTCTCGCTGAAGACCGACAGTACTACAAGGTGGTCGGCGTCAGCACTAAATTAAGATCAAGCGGTGGGTTCGCCACCAAAAGGAAAGATTCCCCGCCCACATGTAACGGCACCAAACCTCTCGTCGTCAAGTTCAGGAAGGTGCGGCGGTCGGAGCTGTCGGTGCTGAGCGACGAGGCGGAACAGTTCATGTTCCCCAAGCGCGCTAGCTCGACTAGCTCCACGTCTTCCGACGATGATGACAAGGAGTTGAGCTCGCGGCGCCGCAGCCCCGCGCCTCCGCCCCCGCCGCCCGCCAGCGAGAGACGACGCCAGGCAAGACCCGTCGCACTTAAAGAAGAATCCTCAGAAGAAGATAGTTGGCCAGAAGACAAAAGGAGACGGAAAAAACGGGCCCCACCAGTCGCAAAACGGGGACGCAGAGTACCATGTAGAACACAAAATTCAGAACCACCTCCTGAACCGAAAGCAGAGGTTGTGGAGCAAATAGTACCTGCGGAACCACCTGCGCCGCCCGAACCTGAAGTCAGTCCGTTGAGAGAAGAGCCCGTGGAGAGATGTATGAAGTGGGAGGATGGCAAGCTGAAGTATACACCAGCTGTAGAACAATTGGAGTTCGCCTTTGAATGTGTGCCACACAGTGAACCGTGGTTTGAGACATTCAAAAGGCAAGATGAAGACAAGGTGCTAGCTAAAAATATACCGCAATATTTTG cACTTTATTCAAAATCGCCAAAGTTACCGTATGAAATCGGTCAGTTACCGCCCTTAAAGCCAAATTGCTGTCCACTAAGTGACTTAGTTAAACGAGAAGAAAAGCCAGGGCCTTCACGTTCTTACGGGACGCGGGGCATGAAGAAACAGAAAATCAGAAAGCGCACAGCCGCTCTTCTGGCGCTGGAGGGACATCCAAGAAAGTCGCCCAGGGAGCACGCGTCCACTCTAGCTATCCTCGGGTCGGCTGGCCTGGTGCATCGGCGGAAACACGCAGACGATACCAAGTCTACTGCGTCAGAAGACACCATCAGCGACACACACAGTAACGTCAAAGTCGATCCTGTGATATCTGAGACTCAAGAAGCATCGGAAAGACTGCAACAATTCCTATCCGAAGTGTTCGAGGACGCAGCAGATTACGACGTATCTGATGAAGTTATGGACGGCGACGCAGCAGTCACCACGTCCACTAACATGCCCGACGTGTCCAGCTTAGTGTCCGAGTGCGAAAACTGCGATCTCATCAGGAACGAGATCAAGGAGGCTGCAGACAGACCGAGAGGGCGACGCGGTAAATTCAAAAAGAAGAATCGAACGGGCTGGCCGAATAAAAAGAAGCAAACTAAAAAGGGCTCGAGAACAAACAGCGTCGAGTCGGAGAACAAAGTGGAGAGCAGTCTAGACCGGTCGTCAGCGGAGCCGCCCGACGACGACACCACGCAAGACACCATCAGTGAAGAGGACACTAATTTATCAGAGACTGAAAAGGAAGAGAAGACTATCATCGAAAAATCCAAATCAGATGGTGACTCACAAGACAAGACTCTAACAGAGGACACGCTAGATGACAAGTGCAAGCCGATGGACATATCAACCGATAGCACAGATAAGACCTTACAGGATTTGAAGGTATTGGCAGAAAAGGCGAAGGCTGAGGAGAAAGAGGAACGGAAATTGCGTTCAGAGACTGAGGATAAGGATAATAAGAAGAAGAAGCGCACGTTGCACGCGCTGGGCGACTGGCTGCAGCCCGTCGTGCGCGTGGCGCGGGTGGACCCCAGCGCCGCGCGCCGGCTGCGctccgccgcccgcgcccgcacCAACCGCTTCAGGTAG